From Camelina sativa cultivar DH55 chromosome 7, Cs, whole genome shotgun sequence, one genomic window encodes:
- the LOC104700090 gene encoding RNA polymerase II C-terminal domain phosphatase-like 3, whose product MLAAPSGCSRTLIRMGNDDSLMALGDVEEGEIPDSGNTSIEVVKLNTTVADIGGDVDGARVVGSGGGGSSGKPRVWTMKDLLHQYPGYCGYVNSGLSNLAWANAVKNKPLNEGLGMDYEPRESADKIVIEDSGDEKEEGELEEGEIDLVEESASDENLVARVEEVTESVVLKTVSEVDDDRIQKERDLENKVKLIRGVLESTSLVEAQTAFEGVCSRLLGALESLRELVSDNDDFPKRDTLVQLSFASLQTINSVFCSLDNISKDLNKETMSRLLTLVNDHFSRFLSSNQKNEIEAMNQNLSRSAIALYAGTSSEENVTRMTQTSNGDLFLAKKLSSEGTHRGASYVRSRFPMLPLLDLHKDHDADSLPSPTRETTPSLPVNVRHTMVKPGFPVGRESQTTDGARVYPYESDALKAVSTYQKKFGLNSVFKTDDLPSPTPSGEPNDGNGDIGGEVSSSVVRGSNPGTLLIYGQDVPLHSNFSSRSMPVANAVSSTVPPHHLSIHAISAPTTGATQTVLAVDQTVKPSAKSRDPRLRLAKPDVASVTINSYSSGDARNLSKVELSADLVNPRKQKAADELFIDGPAWKRQKSDMDAPKAAGVGGWLEDTEISELPKVDTKPRLIDNGVTSMTTSVLPTSAISVSQKVPTASIDAASLQSLLKDIAVNPTMLLNLLKMGERQKVPEKALQKPVDPRKAAQLPGSSVPPGVSTPFSVSASNALAVNSSKPAGVLQDSSQNSPSDESGSIRMKPRDPRRILHGSTLQRTDSLVEKQSKVNESSTMGTLTNKGKTEDLETPSQLVPRQNINQNGTGKMKISGGKTPDFSAQFTKNLKNIADMVVVSQQVGNPPATTQSVELKTERDVKHNPSNPNGQEEGLSVSPTSVTAVAGPTRSMNSWGDVEHLFEGYDDMERVAIQRERVRRLEEQKKMFASQKLSLVLDIDHTLLNSAKFTEVESRHEEILRKKEEQDREKPHRHLFRFHHMGMWTKLRPGIWNFLEKASKLYELHLYTMGNKLYATEMAKLLDPKGVLFNGRVISKGDDGDPIDGDERVPKSKDLEGVMGMESSVVIIDDSVRVWPHNKMNLIAVERYLYFPCSRRQFGLLGPSLLELDRDEVPEEGTLASSLAVIEKIHKSFFSNTSLDEVDVRNILASEQRKILAGCRIVFSRIIPVGEAKPHLHPLWQTAEQFGAVCTTQVDEHVTHVVTNSLGTDKVNWALSRGRFVVHPGWVEASAFLYQRANENLFAINP is encoded by the exons ATGCTTGCGGCTCCATCTGGTTGTTCTAGAACCCTAATTCGAATGGGCAACGATGACAGTTTGATGGCATTGGGTGATGTAGAGGAAGGTGAGATTCCTGATTCGGGTAACACTTCGATTGAAGTTGTTAAGCTGAATACTACTGTGGCCGATATTGGCGGAGACGTCGATGGAGCAAGAGTTGttggtagtggtggtggtggttctaGTGGCAAACCTAGGGTTTGGACAATGAAGGATTTGCTTCATCAGTATCCTGGTTATTGTGGATATGTGAATTCGGGTTTATCTAATCTTGCTTGGGCTAATGCTGTCAAGAACAAACCTCTCAATGAAGGCTTGGGAATGGATTATGAACCCAGAGAGAGTGCTGATAAGATTGTGATTGAAGATAGTGgtgatgagaaagaagaaggagagttgGAGGAAGGTGAGATTGATTTGGTGGAGGAGTCTGCTTCTGATGAGAATTTGGTTGCAAGAGTTGAGGAGGTTACTGAATCTGTCGTGTTGAAAACTGTTAGTGAAGTGGATGATGACCGTATTCAGAAGGAGAGAGATTTGGAGAACAAAGTGAAACTCATCCGTGGGGTATTGGAGAGTACTTCGTTGGTAGAAGCACAGAC AGCATTTGAAGGAGTTTGTTCGAGGCTTTTGGGGGCTTTGGAGTCTTTGCGAGAGCTTGTTTCAGATAATGATGATTTTCCGAAGAGGGATACTTTAGTTCAACTGTCATTTGCTTCTCTTCAAACCATAAACTCT GTGTTTTGCTCGCTGGATAATATTTCCAAGGACCTTAATAAGGAGACTATGTCAAG ATTGCTAACTCTTGTAAATGACCATTTTTCCCGGTTTCTCTCATCCAACCAGAAAAATGAG ATAGAGGCCATGAATCAGAATTTAAGTCGTTCTGCTATTGCACTTTATGCTGGAACCAGCAGTGAGGAGAATGTTACTCGAATGACTCAGACAAGTAATGGTGATTTGTTTCTTGCCAAAAAGCTGTCTTCAGAAGGTACCCATCGAGGTGCTTCCTACGTAAGGAGTAGGTTTCCTATGCTACCTCTGCTAGACCTTCATAAGGATCATGATGCAGACAGCCTTCCATCTCCCACAAGGGAAACAACACCAAGTTTACCAGTAAATGTTCGCCATACAATGGTTAAACCAGGTTTTCCCGTTGGTAGAGAGAGCCAAACCACTGATGGTGCCAGAGTCTATCCATATGAGAGTGATGCCCTTAAAGCAGTTTCTACTTACCAGAAAAAGTTTGGTCTTAATTCAGTATTTAAGACAGATGACCTTCCAAGCCCAACACCATCAGGAGAACCTAATGATGGCAATGGAGACATTGGTGGAGAGGTTTCTAGTTCTGTTGTTAGGGGCTCCAATCCGGGGACCCTCCTAATTTATGGGCAAGACGTTCCTCTACACTCCAATTTCAGTTCTAGAAGCATGCCTGTTGCAAATGCTGTATCTAGCACTGTTCCACCGCATCATCTGTCAATTCATGCTATTTCTGCGCCAACTACTGGTGCTACGCAAACAGTTCTTGCAGTTGATCAAACAGTGAAACCTTCTGCAAAGAGTCGAGATCCAAGACTACGGCTTGCGAAACCTGATGTTGCCAGTGTAACTATTAATTCTTACTCGTCCGGTGATGCTAGAAATCTTTCAAAAGTAGAACTTTCTGCAGACTTGGTGAACCCAAGAAAGCAAAAAGCCGCTGATGAACTTTTTATTGATGGGCCTGCATGGAAAAGACAAAAGAGTGATATGGATGCACCAAAAGCAGCTGGAGTTGGTGGCTGGCTAGAGGATACAGAAATATCAGAACTTCCAAAAGTGGACACCAAGCCCAGGCTAATTGATAACGGTGTAACATCTATGACAACAAGTGTTTTGCCCACTAGTGCTATTTCTGTGAGCCAAAAAGTACCGACAGCTTCAATTGACGCTGCATCATTGCAATCTCTTCTCAAGGATATCGCAGTAAATCCTACAATGCTATTGAATCTCCTTAAAATGGGTGAAAGGCAAAAGGTACCTGAAAAAGCTCTTCAGAAGCCCGTGGATCCAAGAAAAGCAGCTCAACTTCCTGGCTCTTCCGTGCCACCAGGGGTATCTACACCGTTTAGTGTatccgcatcaaatgctttagCTGTTAATTCTTCAAAGCCAGCAGGAGTACTTCAGGATTCTTCCCAAAACTCCCCCTCA GACGAATCTGGAAGCATCCGCATGAAACCTCGTGATCCTCGCCGAATCCTGCATGGAAGTACTCTTCAAAGAACGGACTCTTTGGTGGAAAAGCAGTCCAAAGTTAACGAGTCCTCTACAATGGGAACCTTGACTAATAAGGGTAAGACAGAAGACTTAGAAACACCTTCCCAGCTTGTGCCACGGCAAAATATTAACCAGAATGGTACCGGCAAAATGAAAATTTCGGGTGGAAAGACACCAGATTTTTCAGCACAATTCACCAAAAACCTGAAAAATATTGCTGATATGGTTGTTGTATCACAACAAGTTGGCAATCCCCCAGCAACCACGCAGTCAGTAGAGCTTAAGACGGAAAGAGATGTTAAACATAATCCTTCAAATCCCAACGGCCAGGAAGAGGGTCTGTCAGTTTCACCCACATCTGTAACGGCTGTAGCTGGTCCCACTCGTTCGATGAACAGTTGGGGAGATGTGGAACACCTGTTTGAAGGGTATGATGACATGGAGAGAGTAGCTattcaaagagagagagttcgGAGGTTAGAGGAACAGAAGAAAATGTTTGCATCTCAAAAGCTCTCTCTTGTCTTGGATATAGACCACACCCTTCTCAATTCAGCTAAG TTTACTGAAGTTGAATCCCGCCATGAGGAGATAttaaggaagaaggaagaacaagatCGTGAGAAACCACATAGACATCTCTTTCGCTTCCACCACATGGGAATGTGGACTAAATTGAGACCAGGGATTTGGAATTTTTTAGAGAAG GCTAGCAAGCTGTACGAGTTACATCTTTACACAATGGGCAACAAATTGTATGCTACAGAGATGGCCAAACTGCTTGATCCCAAAGGGGTTCTCTTTAATGGACGAGTCATATCGAAAGGAGATGATGGAGATCCCATTGATGGAGACGAACGAGTTCCTAAGAGCAAAGATTTAGAAGGAGTGATGGGTATGGAATCGTCTGTGGTGATCATAGACGACTCTGTCCGCGTGTGGCCTCATAACAAAATGAATTTAATAGCTGTTGAAAG atatctttattttccttgtagtagACGACAATTTGGGCTTCTAGGTCCCTCTCTTCTTGAGTTAGATCGTGATGAGGTACCTGAAGAGGGCACATTGGCATCTTCATTAGCG GTCATTgagaaaatacataaaagttTCTTCTCGAACACTTCACTAGACGAAGTAGATGTGAGAAATATTTTAGCTTCCGAGCAACGAAAGATATTGGCTGGTTGTCGGATTGTATTTAGTCGGATAATCCCAGTGGGTGAAGCCAAACCGCATTTGCATCCCTTGTGGCAAACAGCTGAGCAGTTTGGTGCTGTCTGCACAACCCAGGTTGATGAACATGTGACTCATGTTGTCACCAATTCTCTTGGTACCGACAAG GTAAATTGGGCACTAAGCAGAGGTAGATTTGTTGTTCATCCTGGCTG GGTGGAAGCATCAGCTTTTCTGTACCAGAGAGCAAATGAGAACTTATTTGCCATCAACCCGTAA